CCAGGTCCACGTCCTCGAGCTGATAGGCCGGGGCCACCGCGGGGATCAGCCTGTCCTCCGGTTGAATCATTCCGCGCAGGCGCTCGGGCTTGTAGAGCTTCTTCACGCCCCGGACGATGAGGTTGGCCGGGTGCGCGTCCAGCTTGATGGACTCGGCGGCGGCCTTCTCCTTGAAGCTCATCACCCAGGTGCCGTCCTCCCACGCGAAGAGCGAGTAGATGATGGCCTTCACCTGCTGGCCCACGTAGTACATGCGCTCGGTGTCCTTGAGCAGCCCCCGCTCCACCAGCACGTCGCCCGTGCGCCGCTGGCTCGCCGCCGCCACGGCCGCCGCGTCCTCGAGCTGCTCGGGTTTGATCTTCCCCACACGCACGAGGAACGAGCCGAAGCGATCCGCCAGCAGGTTGGACAGGGCGAACACGGGCATGCCCCGCTCGAAGTACACCACCTTCTTCACCTTGCCGCGCTGCAGGCCCAATTCGCCCGTCTCGCGTGACAGGTAGAAGGCGGTGATGAGCGCGGGCAGGTTGTCCCGGAGCTCTCCGCGGCGGCTGCTCTGAGGAGCCACCCCCGCGGGCCGGGGCTGCGCCGGGCGGCCTCCCGGCGGTGGAGGCGGACGCACCAGCGCGGCGGGCCCCGAGGGCACCAGCGGAGCCGCGGTGAGATTGGCGCCACGGATTTCCGCGGTGAGGTTGCCGCCCGTCACCTTGACGCGGCCCGTGAGTTCCAACGGATCCTGAAACCCCTCCTCCTCCACGTCGATGTCGAGGTCCACCTCCTCGAAGGCATCACCCCCCGCGGGAGCGGCCTCCGGCGCTGGCACCGGTTTGCTGTACGGCGCCACCCGGCGCACCGCCTCCAACAGACGGGCGGCATCGAAGGGCTTCTCGAAGTAGTCGGCGGGGGCGTACTTCTGCCTGGCCTCCACGGCGTGCTTGCCGCCCTTGAAGACGCCGGTGATGAAGACGAGCGGGAGTTCGGGCTGCTGCTTGCGCAGCGCGTCCGCCACCTGGTAGCCCATCATGTCGGGCAGCAGGAGATCGAGCACGGCCGCGGCGGGAGGCTGGCCGCGCGCGCGATCCACCGCCTGCGCGCCCCTGCCTACCCCGGACACCTCATATCCCTCGTCCTCGAAGAGCTGAACGAGCAGTGAGAGCAACTCCGGGTTGTCATCGACGACGAGGATTCGGGGGGCCATCTCACGCCCACCCTACCAAAAGCCACCTGTCCCGGGTGTCCCTCTCTTGCCGCTGATGCATCCCGGCGTTCGGGCGGGTAAGGTCGGGGGTCCCCGACTCGATGGGATGCCCCCATGAAGGACTGCCCTTGAAGCGAAGCACCTGGTCGTCCCCCGCCCCCTCCGCCCGTCCGCTCGCCGCCCCCCCGGCTCCTCTCCGGAACAGACGGGAGGACGCATGAGGCTCGGGCTCAAGGCGGACAGCCTGCTCGAGCGCTTCGCCGACTGGTTCAACCTGGCGCCCCAACCCCTGGCGCAGGCCTTCTTCGGGATGATGGCGGCGCGCACGATGATGGCCGGCGAGCGTCTGGGCATCTTCGGCGCGCTCGCGGATGGTCAGGCCACGGTGGAGGAGCTGGCGGCGCGGTTGAAGCTGGCCCCGGAGGGCACGCGCGCGCTGCTCGAGGCGCTGGAGGCCTGCGAGGCGGTGGAGCACAAGAAGGGCCGCTACCGGATGGCGGACCGGGCCCGGCGCTGGTTGGATCCGCGCTCGTCCCAGTACGTGGGCGGCTTCCTGGACTTCAACTACACCCAGTGGGAGTGGTGGAGCCACATGGAGGACGCCGTGCGCACGGGCCAGGCGGTGGACATCCACCAGTTCACGCCGGAGGACCCGCGCTGGCGCTCCTACATCCTCGCCATGTACCAGATGGCACGGCTGTCCGCGCCCGAGGTGGCCCGTGCCATTCCGCTGCCCCGGGGAGCCCGGCGGGTGTTGGATCTGGGAGGAGCGCATGGGTGGTTCGCCGCGGAGCTGTGCCGGCGCAACCGGGGGTTGAAGGCCACGGTGTTGGACCTGGAGGGCAGCGTCCGGGTGGGCCGGGAGGTCATCGCCCAGGCCCAGCTGTCACACCTGGTGACGCACCAGGAGGGCGACGTGCTCACCGCCGAGCTGGGGGGGCCACATGACGTGGTGCTGCTCTTCCAGGTGGTGCACCACCTGTCCCCCGCGCAGAACGTGGCGCTCTTGCGTCGGGTGCGCGCCGCGCTCGCGCCCAAGGGGACACTGGCGGTGCTCGAGTACCTGCGCGAGGACGTGGAGAAGCCGCCGAGCGCCGCCCCGCTCATCGGCCTGCACTACTTCCTCACCTCGAAGGCGGCGGCGTACACGCCCGCGGAGCTGGAGGGCTTCCTCGGCGACGCCGGCTTCCGCGTCGAGAGCGCCCGGCCGATGCGCCACGTGCCGCTGCAGACGCTCGTCATCGCCCGCGCGGAGTGAGCCAGGGCACGAGCGAGGGGAGAGGAGATGTCCGCCCCCTGGCCTGACGACCAGGGCAGCCGGACAGAGAAATGAGGCACGGTCTCGGCCCGTCGCGCTACCCTCCGGCCCGACTCCCATGCAGACCCCCATGCCCTCCGCGACCCCCGCCCCCGACGCCCCAGCGCTCGTCACCGAGCTGGACGGAGTGCTCATCCGCACGGACTCGCTCCATGAGGGACTCGTGCGGCTGCTCAAGCGTCAGCCGCACCTGATTCTCGCCGCGCTGGGGTGGCGCCTCCGGGGCCGGGCCTTCTGCCGGGCGGAGGTAGCACGGCACGTGGAGTTGGATCCCGCGCGGCTGCCCTATGACGAGGCACTGCTGTCGCGGCTCACCGAGGAGAAGGCGAGTGGCCGCCGGCTGGTGCTGGCCACGGTGGCGGACCAGCGCGTGGCGGACGCGGTGTCCGAGCACCTGGGCCTCTTCGAGACGGTGCTCGCGAGCGATGGCACCCGGGAGCTGTCCGGCGCCCTGCGAGAGACCCGGCTGCGCGAGACGCTCGGCGCCCCGCACGAGGAAGCGCATCACGCGCCCCCGTTCATGCCCCGCGTCCGCGCGCTGTTCAAGGCGCTGCGCGTCCACCAGTGGGCCAAGAACGTGCTCGTGTTCGTGCCGCTGTTCGCCGCGCACAAGGCGATGAGCGTGCCCCTGTTCCTGCGCGCGCTGCTGGGGATGGTTGCCTTCAGCCTGTGCGCCTCCAGCGTGTACGTGCTCAACGACTTGCTGGACCTGGACTCGGACCGCCAGCACCCGAGCAAGCGCCGCCGGCCCTTCGCATCGGGAGCGCTGCCGCTGGGCGCGGGGCCATGGCTGGGATTGGGGCTGCTGGGCGCGGGAGCGGCGGTGGCCCTGCTCCTGCCGCGCGAGTTCCTCGCCCTGCTGGGCACGTACTACCTCATCACGCTCGCTTATTCGTTCTATCTCAAGCAGGTGATGATGCTGGACGTGCTGGTGCTCGCCGGGCTGTACACGGTGCGCATCCTGGGAGGCTCGCTCGCGGTGGGCATCCCCACGTCGAGCTGGCTGTTCAGCTTCTCCATGTTCCTCTTCCTGTCGCTCGCGCTGGTCAAGCGGCTGAGCGAGGTGCGGCGGCTGCGGCTGGCCAACGAGTCGGTGGCGCACGGACGGGGCTACGTGTCCGGGGATTACGAGCTGCTCGCCGCGCTCGGCGTCTCCAGTGGATACCTTTCCGTGCTGGTGCTCGCGCTCTACATCACCAGCAAGGAAGTGACGACGCTCTATGAGCACCCGGGACGGCTCTGGCTCTTGTGTCCGGTGATGTTGTACTGGGTGGGCCGGGTGTGGCTGCTGGCGCACCGGGGACAGGTGAACGAGGACCCGCTCGTGTTCGCGCTCAAGGACAAGGTGAGCTACGCGGTGGGAGTCATCGCCGCCGGCGTGCTGCTGGCCGCGGCGTGAGGAGCCGAGGAGGATGAAGATGGCGATGGAACCGAAATCCTGGGGGCGCTACCCCCGTGTCTCCGGACAGAAGGCGCACCCCGTCACGTGGACGAGCGAGCCACTGCCCGTCCCCCCGGAAGGCGGCTCGCTGCTGCCCCATGGCCTGGGCCGCAGCTATGGCGACTCGTGCCTCAACGCGGGCGGCTCGCTGCTGACGACGGAGCGGTTGGATCACTTCCTGGGTTTCGACCCGGCCACGGGCGTGCTGCGCTGCGAGTCGGGCGTCACCCTGGACGGCATCCTCCGGCTGGTGACGAACCAGGGGTGGTTCCTGCCGGCGACCCCGGGCACGAAGTTCGTGACGGTGGGCGGCGCCATCGCCAATGACGTGCATGGCAAGAACCACGTGCGCGTGGGCACCTTCGGGCGGCACCTGCGCCGCTTCGAGCTGGTGCGCTCGGACGGCTCGCGCCGGGTGTGCTCGCCCGAGGAGAACCGGGACTGGTTCGAGGCCACCATCGGCGGGCTCGGGCTCACCGGGCTCATCACCTGGGCGGAGCTCCAGCTGCGGCGCGTGAGCAACCCCTACATGCACCAGGAGACGATCGCCTTCTCCAACCTGGAGGGCTTCCTCAAGCTCACGCGCGAGTCGACCCGGGACTTCGAGTACACCGTGGCGTGGGTGGACAGCCTCGCCCGGGGCCGCCATCTGGGCCGGGGCCTGTTCCACCGCGCCAACCACGCGCCCCCGCAGTTCACCGCCCGGCAGCCGTCTCCCCCGCGCCTGTCGGGACTCGCCGTGCCCTTCGACTTCCCGGGCCTGGCGCTCAACCGCGTCTCGGTGACGGCCTTCAACGCGCTCCACTACCGGATGCGCAACCAGGGGCTCATGCACTACGAGCCGTACTTCTTCCCCCTGGACAGCGTGCACCACTGGAACCGCATCTACGGCAGCCAGGGCTTCGTGCAGTTCCAGTGCGTCGTGCCCCCGAACGACGCGGGGGTGGCGGCGCTCAAGGAGATCCTCGATCGCAGCGCGCACAGCGGCATGCCCTCCTTCCTCACGGTGCTCAAGACGTACGGGGACGTGCCGTCGCCCGGGTGGATGAGCTTTCCCAAGGCGGGCTACTCGCTGGCGCTGGACTTCGCCAACCGGGGCGAGCGCACGTACCAGCTCGTGGATGAGCTGGACCGGCTCACGCGCGAGGCGGGCGGGCGGGTGTATCCGGCCAAGGACTCGCGCATGAGCCCGGAGAGCTTCGCGGCGTACTACCCGGAGCGCGAGCGCTTCGCCCAATACGTGGACCCGGCGTTCTCCTCGTCGTTCTGGCGTCGGGTGCGCGGCGCGGGATAGACAGTCGCTCCATGATGAAAAAGGTCCTCGTCCTCGGCGCCACGAGCGCCATTGCCCAGGCCACCGTGCGGCTTCTGGCCGCTCGGGGCGCGTCGCTGTACCTCGTTGCCCGTCACGCCGAGCGGTTGGAAGCGGTGGCGCAGGACGCCCGCACGCGAGGCGCGGCCCGGGTGGAGGCCGAGACGTTGGACCTGGACGACTTCGCCCAGCACGAGCCCCTGGTGGAGCGCGCCACCGCGGCGCTCGGTGGACTGGATGGTGCCCTGCTCGCCCACGGGGTGCTCGGAGACCAGGAGCGGGCCCAGCGCTCCTATGGCGAGACGGAGAAGGTGCTGCGCACCAACTTCCTCAGCGCGGTGTCGCTGCTCACGCCCCTGGCCAACCGCTTCGAGGCCCAGCGCGCGGGCACGCTCGTGGTCATCTCCTCGGTGGCCGGAGATCGGGGACGGCAGAGCAACTACGTGTATGGCGCCTCCAAGGGCGCCTTGAGCGTGTTCCTCCAGGGCCTGCGCAACCGCCTGGCGCCCGCGGGCGTGGCCGTGGTGACGGTGAAGCCGGGCTTCGTGGACACGCCGATGACGGCCGCCGTGAAGAAGAACGCGCTCTTCGCCTCGCCCGAGGCGGTGGCCCGGGGCCTCCTGCGCGCCGTGGACACACACCAGGACGAGGTGTACCTGCCCGACTTCTGGCGCCCCATCATGTTCCTCATCCGCTCCATCCCCGAGCGTGTGTTCAAGCGCCTGAAGCTCTGAACCGCGCCGTCCCGCTCCCCGCGAGGGGCCAGGCGGGCGGACGCGTCGCTTCCCGCGAGGGGCCGAGGCTTCCACTCCCGGTGACATCACCGGGCCCCTCCCACGCTGGGGAATGAAAGGTGATAGCCTCCGGTCTGACGGACGCGCCCCTGTCCCCGGCGGCCACGCCCTCACCGCTCCCCTCCAGGCACTCCCATGGCGTTCTTCAATCCGTTGAGCAGCAGCAACCGCTCCCTGCCCGGACGCATTGATGCGCTCATGCGCGCGTGCGCGATGCCACTGGCGCCCTTCCTGGCCTACCTGGTGGGGATGATGTTGGGGCTCCAGGGCGAGCAGGTCGTCCAGTCCGTCCTCTGGCTGTTGCCCCCCACCATCCTGCTCTTCGGCGTGCTCTACCCGCCGCTGACCATCCACTACCTGCACCGCGACGCCGTGCGCGTCATCCCGGGCGAGCCCCAGGGCCTGCGCCTGGGGCGCCTGCTGCAGATGCCCTGGCGCATCGCCATCTACGTGATGGCCGGCTCGTACACCTTCGGCGCGGGCTTCTTCTGCACCGGCGTGTGCCTGCTCTTCGACAAGAGCCTGTGGCTGGTGGTGTGGGGCAGCCTCATCGGGCTGTCCGTGGGCCTCCTGCTGGCGTTCCCCGCCGGCATCACCATCGAGCGCTGGACCCAGCCGCTGGCGCTCGAGGAGCAGGGGCGTCATCCCCACCTGCGCGTGGTGGGCGGCGGCTTCTTCTGGCTGCGCCAGTCCTGGTTCCTGCCCTACGCCTTCGCCGTCTGCGTGCTGTCGCTCATCGTCCTCGGCGGCCTCACCGTGGCGGTGCAGACGCGCAACGTGCAGACCCGCTACATCGAGGACCTCCAGGCCGTGGGCCAGCACCAGGCCGCCTACATGCTGGAGGGGCTCGGCTCCGCGCTCCTGTCCGAGCTGAGCATCCCCGTGGCCGTGCTCGTCTTCATGCTGCTGGCGCTCGCCACGCTCTCCGCGTGGATGCTGGCGCGCCGCCAGGAGCAGGGCTCGCTCGCGGTGCTCGAGGCCATCGAGGGCCTGTCGGTGGGCAAGGTGCGCCCGGCCCAGTGGGTGTCCAGCGACGAGATTGGCGACCTGGCCTTCGGGCTCAACGCCGTGGTGTTGCAGCTGAGCGCCCTGCCCCGCGAGCTCCAGCAGTCCGCCGCCCAGCTCGTCGAGGCGGGCGCGACCCTGCGTCACGCCAACGAGGCCCAGCGCCTGGCACTCACCACCCAGGCCACCACCATCCAGGACACCAACATCACCGCGCAGGAAATCAAGCAAACCTCGGATCTCTCCGCCCAGCGCGCCGAGGAGGTGCTCAACGTGGTGCGCCACGCCGAGGAGCTCAGCCGCTCGGGCACCCTCGCCATCGAGCAGACCATCGCCGGCTTCAGCGCCATCCGCGATTCCGTGTTCGCCATTCGCGGCAAGATGGAGCGCCTGCAGGCCAGCGCCGTGCAGATCGGTGAAATCACCCAGACGGTGAAGGACCTGGCCGACCAGTCCAACCTGCTCGCCCTCAACGCCGCCATCGAGGCGGTGCGCTCGGGCGAGCACGGCAAGGGCTTTGGCGTGGTGGCGCGGGAGATCCGCGTCCTGGCCGATCAATCCATCCGCTCCACCAGCCGTATCACCACCATCCTCGACGAGGTGGGCAACGCCATCGGCGACGCCGTCGCCATGACGGACGTGAGCACCGCCCAGGTCGAGGGCGGCCTCGGCAAGGTGAAGACCTCGGGCGACAGCCTGCGCCAGCTGTCACTCATGGTGAACAACAGCTCCGAGGCCGTTACACAGATCACCGCCGCCGTGAGTCAGCAGAACGCCGGCTTCGCCCAGATCTTCAATGCCATCGCCGACCTGTCACGCAGCATGGACCAGTCCCTGGAACGCCTGGAATCCACCCAGGAAGCCGCCGACATGCTCCAGAAGGTCTCCCACCAGGTCAGCCAGGTGGCCCGGCAGTATCACGTCGAGTGAACGATCCTTCACGGATATATCAGCAATTACGACTTTGCTCGAATTTTCCACATTGACCGCACATGTTACAGAGCTGTAATCTGAAAAAGTGGCCGAACGGGGAAGGCGATAGTCGCAGCCCCGCCCCCCGGCAGGAGGTCCGTATGCACCGGCAGGAGATTCTGGATCACGTTCGCAACATCATCCTGGCCACCCACACGGGCCTGTATCCGGACGACGTGAACGAGTTCTCCTCGATGACGTACGACCTGGGCATGGACTCGTTCCACCTGGAGTCGATGATCTCCCGGCTCAAGGACGAGGTGGCCAACATCGAGTTCACCCCCTGGTACATCAAGGCGTCGCGCCGGGGACACGACACGGTGGGCAGCCTGGTGGACTTCATCGACGAGCGTCAGCCGCAGGCCCAGGCCGAGACCACGGCGGGCGGCGAGGCCACGCTCGACAACGGGCTCGAGCCACTGGACTCGGAGGCGGCATGACGCCGGCAGCACCCGAGCGTCGCCCCACCCTGCTGTCCATCGCATCAGCAGTGCCCCCGCTGTCGCTCACCCAGGAAGAAATCTACGAGGGGCTGTTCAAGGACTGGTTCAAGCAGATCCCCAACGCCCAGCGCATCATCCAGAACACCGGGGTGCGCCGCCGCTTCTTCGCGTGGGATCCCCGTGTGGAGCTCAAGAAGGGCCGGATGGGCGTGGGGGACCGGGTGCGCGTGTACGAGCGCGTCGGCCTCCAGGTCACCGGGGAATCGGTACAGAAGGCGCTGGGCGAGTTGGATCGCTCGCGCGTGGGCGCCTTCACCATGACGACCAACTCGGGCTACTCGGGGCCGGGGTTGGACCTGTACATCGCCAAGAAGCTCGGGCTGCCCTCCAGCATCCGCCGCACCTTCGTGGGGCACATGGGCTGCTTCGCGGCCTTCCCCGTGCTGCGCACCGCCATGGACAGCGTCGCCGCGCGTCCGGACCAGTACGTCATCGCCAACGCCTCCGAGTACAGCTCGCTGCACTACCACGACACGCCGGACCCCGAGCAGGTGGTGATCCACGGCCTGTTCGGCGACGCGGCGTGCACGGTGGTGATGGGCAGCGCCCCGGACGGCGAGGGCGTGCAGTTCCTGCGCTCGCACACCGAGCAGCTCTACGAGACGCACGAGCTGATGGGCTGGCACATGCACAACGACGGGTTCCGCATGAACCTGTCGCCCTACGTGCCCTTCGTGCTCGCCGAGCACGTGGACGACTTCCTGGAGAAGCTGCTCGGCCCCGAGGGGCTCAAGGCCGGTGACATCAAGCACTGGCTCATCCACCCGGGCGGGCCGAAGATCCTCGAGGGGCTGGGCAAGCAGCTCAAGCTGGACAAGTCGCGCATGCGCGCCAGCTGGCACGTGCTCAGCGAGTACGGCAACTGCGGCGCCACCACCGTGCTGCTGGTGCTCGAGGAGGTGCTGCGCTCGGACAACCCCCAGCGCGGCGAGTACGGCGTGATGATGGGATTCGGACCCGGGCTGACCGTCGAGGGCATCCTGGTCCGCTTCTGAGCCCGGTTCCCCCGGGCCGTTCCTCCACCGCATCACCGAGGTCACATCCAATGAGTCAAGAGCGCCAGGAGCCGCTGCGGCGCCAGACGGGTCCCATCGCACTCGGCCCCGGAGCGGGGCGCCACCCGAGCCGGCAGCTCGCCCCGCGCGCGCCCACCCGCGCCTGGCCCGCCCCCGTGCACACACTGGCCGAGGCCGTGGTGCACTGGGGACGCACCCGCCCCTCCCAGCCCCTGCTCTACTTCGTGGACCTGGAGGAGCGCCTCACCGTGCTCACCGCGGGGGACGTGCTGCACAACACCCTGCGCCTGGGCGCCAACCTGCACGCGCGCGGCGTAAGGCACGGGGACCGGGTGGTGCTCTCGTTCGACACCAGCCCCGAGTTCCTCGAGTGCTTCCTGGCCTGCGGGCTGGTGGGCGCCACGCCCTGCCTCATCGAGCTGCCCTCCTCCAAGGTGTCCGTGCAGGCCTGGGGCGAGCGGCTGCGCGCCAAGCTGCGGCTGCTCGGCGCCCGCGCCATGCTCATTGATCCGGACTTCGTGGACCTGGCGCACGAGGCGCTCGCCGAGTACACCCCCGAGCCCGGCCAGACGGCCCCCTTCGTGGCCGTGCCGGCGGACCTGGTGGCCGACGCCGAGCCCCTCACCCCGCCCACCCTGGACGCGGACGAGACGGCCTTCATCCAGTTCACCTCGGGCACCACGGACGCCCCCAAGGGCGTGCAGATCTCCCACCGGGCGCTGCTGGCCAACTGCGCGGCCATCGGCGAGGGCGGCGGGTGGGACTCGGATGACCTGATGGTCTGCTGGCTGCCGCTCTTCCACGACATGGGCCTGGTGGCCAGCGTGCTCGCCTCGCTCGTGCACGGCCTGCCCACGGCGCTCCTGCCGCCCTTCGGCTTCCTGCTCAAGCCCTCGCGCTGGCTGTGGGCGATCCACGCCTTTCGCGCCACCTCGTGCTTCGCCCCCAACTTCGCCTACCAGCTGTGCGTCAAGCGCATCAAGGACGCGGAGCTGGACGGGTTGGACCTGAGCGCCTGGAAGCGCGCCTACAACGCCGCGGAGTTCATCCACGCCGACACGGTGCAGCAGTTCACCGAGCGCTTCGGCCCCCATGGCTTCGAGCCGGAGGCGTGGCGGCCCTCCTACGGCATGGCGGAGATGGTGGTGGGGGTGACGTGCCGCATGCGGGGCGAGCCCCTGCGCGTCGAGACGCTCTCGCGCACGGCCCTGGCCACGCGGCGCGAGGCCGTGCCCGTGGCCCCGGGCACCCGCGCCGATGCGCTCGTGGTGCACGGCGTGGGCCGGACCCTCAAGGGCATCGAGTTGAAGATCGTGGACGAGGAGGGCCAGCCGGTGCCCGAGCGCCACGAGGGAGAAATCCTGCTGCGCGGCACGTCGCTCTTCAGCGGCTACTACCAGAACCCCGAGGCCACCGGCGCGGTGCTGCGCGACGGCTGGCTGTACACCGGAGACCTGGGCTACCTCGTCGGCAGCGAGCTCTTCATCTGCGGGCGCAGCAAGGATCTCATCATCAAGGCGGGGGAGAACCACCACCCGTACACCATGGAGAACGCCGCCGGGCGCGTGGCGGGCGTGCGCGTGGGCTGCGTGGCGGCGGTGGGCGTCAACAACGCCCAGACGGGCACCGAGGACATCGTCATCGTGTGCGAGACCACCGAGAGCAAGCCCGACGCGCTGCGCCAACTGTGCAAGCACGTGGAGGAGACCGTCTTCCAGGGCGCCGGCGTCCGTCCCAACCGCGTCGTCCCCGTGCCGCCCCAGTCCCTGCCCAAGACGACCAGCGGCAAGCTCAAGCGCGCCTACATCCGCCAGAACATCGAGGAGTTCGAGGCCCTCTCCCTCCTGGTGAAGCCGCCGCCCCCCGTCGCCGTGGTGCACTGAAAACCTGGTTCACCTGTTTTGGTTGATTCCCATATTTTTATAAAAAAGCGCTCGCCTCCTTGCTTGCCCTGATTGCCTGAAGTAGAAGATTTCCAACTTTCCCACGAGGAGTTGGAATGTCCCGCAGCGTCGTGTCGATGAGTGGCAAGTTCGCGGTGGTCCTGGGTGCGGTCCTGGCGCTCGGTGGTTGCACCGAGGTCGATCAGGTGCCCGCGGAGGAGGCAGCTCCCCAGGAGCAGGGGTTCGCGCGCGGCTGTGTGACGAAGGACCTGAGCGAGGCCGAGAGGAACGCGGTGGAGCAGGCCATCGCGGGGACGGTGAAGGGCCAGGCGCGCACCCCGGGCTCGGTGACCATCAAGGTCTACTGGCACACCATCACCAACACCTCGGGCGCGGGCGCCCTGAGCGCCACGGCGATCGCCAACCAGATCTCCGTGCTCAACGCCGCCTACTCGAAGACGCCCTTCAAGTTCTCGCTCGTGAGCACGGACACCACCGCCAACAACTCCTGGTACACCACCACGGGCGGCACCTACGAGTCGGCGATGAAGAACGCGCTGCGCAAGGGTGGCGCGGGCGACCTGAACGTCTACTCCAACAACATGGGCGGCGGCCTGCTGGGCTGGGCGACCTTCCCCTCCAGCTACTCCTCGCAGCCGAAGATGGACGGCGTGGTCATCCTCTACAGCTCGCTGCCCGGCGGCAGCGCGGCCCCCTTCAACCAGGGTGACACGGCGACCCACGAGGTCGGCCACTGGCTGGGCCTGTACCACACCTTCCAGGGCGGCTGCACCACCACGAACGACAGCGTGAGCGACACCCCGGCCGAGTCCACCCCGGCGTCGGGCTGCCCCACGGGCCGCGACACCTGCTCCTCCGCCGGCCTGGACCCCATCACCAACTTCATGGACTACAGCGACGACGCCTGCATGAACACCTTCTCCACGGGCCAGATCGAGCGCATGGACACCCTGACCAAGCAGTACCGCGGGATCTGATCCCCGTCTGAAGTCCCGCCGTCCCCGACGCCGGAGCACGCCTCACCCGCGTGCCCGGCGTCTTCGTTTTTCCTACTCCTCGCGCTCCACCCGGGCGAAGGCCAGCGCGCTCCGGGCCATCTCCACCATGAGGCCCACCGTCCTCACCTTCTTGGGCGCGGTGAGCTCGTTGGCGAGGAAGCGCCGCAAGGCCTCGCCACGGCGCAGCTTGCCGCTGGAGGTGCGCGGCAGCGTGCCCGGCTCCAACACGCGCACCGTGTGGGGCCTCACGCCCGTGCCCGCCACCACCGCCTCGCGCACCCGCTCCTCCAGGCCCTCCACCCGCGCTCCCGGCGCATGCTCGGCGAGCACCAGCAGGGCCTCGTCCTGGCCATCCTCGGGGGTGAAGCCCAGCGCCACCGCGCACCCCGTGCGCAGGCCGTCCACGCCCTCCAGCGCCTCCTCGAACTCCTGGGGCGCGTGGTTGGCGCCGCGGATGATGACCAGGTCCTTCGCGCGGCCGGTGAGGAACAGCTCGCCGTCCGCCTCGAAGCCCAGGTCCCCCGTGTCCAGCCAGCCCGCCTCGTCCAGCGCGCGCACCGTGGCCTCGGGCAGGCCGAAGTAGCCCTCCATCACCGAGGGGCCCCGGGCGAACACCCGCCCCACGCGCCGCTCCGGCAGCACGTGGCCCAGCGAGTCGCGCACCTGCACCTCGCAGCCCGGCACCGGACGCCCCACGGACACCACCGGGCGCTCCCCCTCCACCATGCGCCGCTCCGTGGCCAGCACCCGCGCGTCCACTCCCAGCGCGTACGGCCCCCGGCCCGCCACCGGGAAGGTGACGGCGAGCGACGCCTCGCTCAGCCCGTACACGGGCCGCATCGCCCCCGGCTGGAAGCCCCAGCGCGAGAAGCGCTCGCCAAAGCGCCGCAGCGTCTCCAGCGACACGGGCTCCGCGCCATTGAGCGCGTGCCTCCAGGCCGACAGGTCCACGCCCTCCAGCTCCGCGTCCTTCACCCGCTTGAGGCACAGCCCATAGGCGAAGTTGGGCGCGGGCGACACGAAGGCACGGTGGCGCGACAGGGCGCGCAGCCACAGCGCCGGCCGCGCGAGGAACACCTCGGGCGGAATGAGCACCATGCGCCCCGGGTAGTACAGCGCCGAGAGCAGACAGCCGATGAGCCCCATGTCGTGGTAGAGCGGCAGCCACGACACGCCCACGGCGTCGCCCTCGAGTGGCGGCGGAATCTCCGCCTCCAGCGCCGCCAGCTGCGCCATCAGGCTGTCGTGGCGCAACGCCACCGGCTTGGGGTCCACCGTGGAGCCCGACGAGAACTGGATGAGGCCCAGGGACTGGGGCGCGACGGACAGGGCCAGCTCCCCGCCCTCGCGCGACACGTCCTCCACCGTCAGACACCCGAGCCGGGGACGCGCCGCCGCCACGGGCGTGCCCAACAACAGCCGCACCTTCGAGTCCGTGAGCACCACGGCCGCGCCCGACACCTCCAACATGCGCGCCGTCGAGC
Above is a window of Cystobacter fuscus DNA encoding:
- a CDS encoding response regulator, translated to MAPRILVVDDNPELLSLLVQLFEDEGYEVSGVGRGAQAVDRARGQPPAAAVLDLLLPDMMGYQVADALRKQQPELPLVFITGVFKGGKHAVEARQKYAPADYFEKPFDAARLLEAVRRVAPYSKPVPAPEAAPAGGDAFEEVDLDIDVEEEGFQDPLELTGRVKVTGGNLTAEIRGANLTAAPLVPSGPAALVRPPPPPGGRPAQPRPAGVAPQSSRRGELRDNLPALITAFYLSRETGELGLQRGKVKKVVYFERGMPVFALSNLLADRFGSFLVRVGKIKPEQLEDAAAVAAASQRRTGDVLVERGLLKDTERMYYVGQQVKAIIYSLFAWEDGTWVMSFKEKAAAESIKLDAHPANLIVRGVKKLYKPERLRGMIQPEDRLIPAVAPAYQLEDVDLERWETELLPRIDGHRTVAELLALANRPEPLVQGFLVALMSLGLLERQG
- a CDS encoding methyltransferase, yielding MRLGLKADSLLERFADWFNLAPQPLAQAFFGMMAARTMMAGERLGIFGALADGQATVEELAARLKLAPEGTRALLEALEACEAVEHKKGRYRMADRARRWLDPRSSQYVGGFLDFNYTQWEWWSHMEDAVRTGQAVDIHQFTPEDPRWRSYILAMYQMARLSAPEVARAIPLPRGARRVLDLGGAHGWFAAELCRRNRGLKATVLDLEGSVRVGREVIAQAQLSHLVTHQEGDVLTAELGGPHDVVLLFQVVHHLSPAQNVALLRRVRAALAPKGTLAVLEYLREDVEKPPSAAPLIGLHYFLTSKAAAYTPAELEGFLGDAGFRVESARPMRHVPLQTLVIARAE
- a CDS encoding UbiA family prenyltransferase; translation: MQTPMPSATPAPDAPALVTELDGVLIRTDSLHEGLVRLLKRQPHLILAALGWRLRGRAFCRAEVARHVELDPARLPYDEALLSRLTEEKASGRRLVLATVADQRVADAVSEHLGLFETVLASDGTRELSGALRETRLRETLGAPHEEAHHAPPFMPRVRALFKALRVHQWAKNVLVFVPLFAAHKAMSVPLFLRALLGMVAFSLCASSVYVLNDLLDLDSDRQHPSKRRRPFASGALPLGAGPWLGLGLLGAGAAVALLLPREFLALLGTYYLITLAYSFYLKQVMMLDVLVLAGLYTVRILGGSLAVGIPTSSWLFSFSMFLFLSLALVKRLSEVRRLRLANESVAHGRGYVSGDYELLAALGVSSGYLSVLVLALYITSKEVTTLYEHPGRLWLLCPVMLYWVGRVWLLAHRGQVNEDPLVFALKDKVSYAVGVIAAGVLLAAA
- a CDS encoding FAD-binding oxidoreductase gives rise to the protein MAMEPKSWGRYPRVSGQKAHPVTWTSEPLPVPPEGGSLLPHGLGRSYGDSCLNAGGSLLTTERLDHFLGFDPATGVLRCESGVTLDGILRLVTNQGWFLPATPGTKFVTVGGAIANDVHGKNHVRVGTFGRHLRRFELVRSDGSRRVCSPEENRDWFEATIGGLGLTGLITWAELQLRRVSNPYMHQETIAFSNLEGFLKLTRESTRDFEYTVAWVDSLARGRHLGRGLFHRANHAPPQFTARQPSPPRLSGLAVPFDFPGLALNRVSVTAFNALHYRMRNQGLMHYEPYFFPLDSVHHWNRIYGSQGFVQFQCVVPPNDAGVAALKEILDRSAHSGMPSFLTVLKTYGDVPSPGWMSFPKAGYSLALDFANRGERTYQLVDELDRLTREAGGRVYPAKDSRMSPESFAAYYPERERFAQYVDPAFSSSFWRRVRGAG
- a CDS encoding SDR family oxidoreductase, which translates into the protein MKKVLVLGATSAIAQATVRLLAARGASLYLVARHAERLEAVAQDARTRGAARVEAETLDLDDFAQHEPLVERATAALGGLDGALLAHGVLGDQERAQRSYGETEKVLRTNFLSAVSLLTPLANRFEAQRAGTLVVISSVAGDRGRQSNYVYGASKGALSVFLQGLRNRLAPAGVAVVTVKPGFVDTPMTAAVKKNALFASPEAVARGLLRAVDTHQDEVYLPDFWRPIMFLIRSIPERVFKRLKL